The stretch of DNA CTTTATCTTTAGAAGTTACAGTAATACTTCTCGAACTATGAGAATCAACAAATACCGTTAAATCTTCATTGGCTTTGTGCTGATCACGTCTCAAAGTTTCTTTTTTGTCTGATTTACGGTGCGTTACCTTTATATCAAAATTATCGCGGATATCCCCTACTGCATCATGAATAGGATTAAAAGTCTCTGTTACCTCCTTGCTTAGATTAAGATCACTGATATCCGATAGTGGCTTTTTCAAATCATCGAGTTCAACTTGTCTCATTGCATCATCAAACTGGTAACGAAATTCATTCGCTGTTGAACGCATATAAGCCATTGCCTTTGCTATTGTCCTTAGCATTTTAGGTAAATCTTTCGGCCCAACTACAATGATGAGAACAAGTAAGATCACGAGAAACTCTGGCCCATCA from Bartonella taylorii encodes:
- the tatB gene encoding Sec-independent protein translocase protein TatB, giving the protein MFGIDGPEFLVILLVLIIVVGPKDLPKMLRTIAKAMAYMRSTANEFRYQFDDAMRQVELDDLKKPLSDISDLNLSKEVTETFNPIHDAVGDIRDNFDIKVTHRKSDKKETLRRDQHKANEDLTVFVDSHSSRSITVTSKDKENVS